The following proteins are co-located in the Candidatus Zixiibacteriota bacterium genome:
- a CDS encoding 50S ribosome-binding GTPase produces the protein MIIKSFTGESTREVMKLVRSEMGGDAVVLKTRQLKDKNGAARVEITACMERHTVSQAATILHDRPEKVKNRLPAEVIVQEASPLSLVVPNSAPIEEEGNEMDISAPEISETPVMVSPSTPDIMERLSSLEQKLEQLIHLNLVSPGGPTLARRFLPIASILKGADLPPDFVADFFISCCDKYDESEDLMEYTHRELVDTLAGMMTPSISFAPGDRVMFFGHPGVGKSSVMGKLAAQLVTHEKQKVKLAGLDFQKVAAYDELAIYADLLNLEITSATEDDDEAVILIDTPAVPGDQQKQIALKKMVTEAEATHRIAVLSALMRTSDLTNLANQLESFAPTHIAVTMLDMTHRWGVIVAAARALQVPIVFLCENPGGVGTIKAPDPDRLARTLLGEEISHE, from the coding sequence ATGATAATTAAGTCCTTTACGGGAGAATCCACCAGGGAAGTTATGAAACTGGTGCGTAGCGAAATGGGCGGCGATGCAGTCGTCCTGAAAACGCGACAATTAAAAGACAAAAATGGCGCAGCGAGGGTTGAGATCACGGCCTGCATGGAACGCCATACTGTGTCACAGGCGGCTACCATTCTCCACGATCGTCCGGAGAAGGTTAAAAACAGGCTACCCGCTGAAGTAATTGTCCAAGAAGCCTCTCCCCTGTCACTGGTAGTGCCGAACTCTGCTCCGATTGAAGAGGAGGGCAACGAAATGGATATCAGCGCTCCTGAAATCAGTGAAACACCAGTAATGGTCAGTCCTTCCACCCCGGATATCATGGAGCGACTGAGTTCACTGGAACAGAAGCTGGAACAGCTTATACATCTGAATCTGGTTTCTCCCGGCGGCCCAACTCTGGCACGGAGATTCCTACCGATCGCCTCCATTCTCAAAGGAGCCGATCTTCCCCCTGATTTTGTCGCGGATTTCTTCATCTCTTGCTGTGACAAGTACGACGAATCAGAAGATCTGATGGAGTACACCCACCGTGAACTCGTTGACACTCTGGCCGGGATGATGACACCGTCGATCTCCTTTGCCCCGGGAGATCGGGTAATGTTCTTCGGTCATCCGGGAGTAGGCAAGTCATCGGTAATGGGCAAACTAGCCGCACAACTGGTGACGCATGAAAAACAAAAAGTCAAACTGGCTGGTCTTGATTTCCAGAAAGTAGCCGCCTACGATGAACTGGCCATCTATGCTGACTTGCTCAATCTCGAAATCACTTCGGCGACCGAAGACGACGACGAAGCTGTGATTCTAATCGATACACCAGCCGTTCCCGGCGATCAACAGAAGCAGATCGCTCTGAAGAAAATGGTTACAGAGGCCGAGGCAACGCACCGTATTGCTGTCCTCTCAGCCCTGATGCGCACATCCGATCTTACGAACCTGGCCAATCAGCTTGAATCTTTTGCGCCAACCCACATCGCCGTCACGATGCTGGATATGACACACCGTTGGGGTGTGATCGTAGCGGCTGCACGGGCATTGCAAGTGCCGATCGTCTTCCTTTGCGAAAACCCAGGGGGGGTCGGGACCATCAAAGCACCCGATCCAGACCGTCTGGCGCGAACCCTTTTAGGCGAGGAAATCAGTCATGAATAG